The genomic stretch CGCCACCGTCATCCCGGGCAAGCTGCGGGAGAACGCGGACATCATCGCGTATCTCAAGGAGCGCTTCGGCGACCCGGACGAAGTGGCGCCTCGGGCGGACACCGCCGTGGACACCCAGCCGGAGCCCGTGGCATGACCTTCGGGCAGCAGGTGCCCGCGACACCGCGTATCGCGGTGCTCGCGGGCACCCCGCAACTGGTGCGCGCGGCCCGCACGTTGGGCATCGACACCGTCTTCGTGCACGACGCCGCGCGGCCGGCGCCGCCTGTCGCCGCGGAGGCCGACACGGCCCTCGCCGTGGACCTGGCGGACACCGACGCGCTGCACGCGGCCCTGGCGCCGCTGCACGCCGAACGCCCCTTCGGGCGGGTGCTGTCGCTCACCGAGCGCGGCCTGCTGCCCACGGCCGCGCTCGCCGAACGGCTCGGCCTGCCCGGGAACTCGCTGCACACCGTGGGCCTGCTCCAGGACAAGCAGCGTATGCGGGAGATCCTCAACGCCCGTGGCATCGGCCCGGTGCACACCGCCGCGCCGCGCGACGCGGCCGACCTCGCCGCGTTCTGCCGTACGACAGGCGGTCCGGTCATCCTCAAACCCGCGGCCGGCACCAGCAGTCAGGCCGTCTTCCGGGTGGCCGGGCCGCAGGCCGCCGAGGACGTCTGGCGGGCGTTCGAAGCGGCGGGCGGCACGCAGCCGATCGCCGAGGAGTACCTCGACGGCCCCGAAATCAGCGTGGAGAGCTTCTCCTACGACGGGAAGCACACCGTGCTCGCGGTGACCGACAAGCTGGTCGGTCCCGCGTTCGTGGAGACCGGGCACACCCAGCCGAGCGCCCTGCCCGCGCCCGTCCTGGCGGAGGTCGCCGCCCTCGTCCACGCCTTCCTGGACACCGTGGGACTGACGGAGGGACCGGCCCACACCGAGGTCAAGGTCACCGGGAAGGGCCCGCGCGTCCTGGAGTCGCACAACCGCATCGGCGGCGACAAGATCCGTGAACTGCTGCGCCGGGCCCATGGCCTGGACGTGGTGAGCCTCACCGCGGGCTGCCCGTTCGGTCTGCTGCGCCCGCCCGCCGGCCCACCCGTCGCCCGCCGGGGAGCGGCCATCCGCTTCCTGACTCCACCGCCCGGAACGGTCCGGCACATCGCCCTGCCCGACACCGGGGGCACCACCGCGGAGATCCAGCTGGACGTCGCGGTCGGCGACCTGGTCCGCCCGGTGCGCAGCTCGCAGGACCGCGCCGGACACATCATCACCGACGGCACGGACGCGGCCGACGCCGCCCGTGTCTGCGAGGAGTTGGCGGCCCGGGTGCGGATCGAAACGAGCGGGTGAGCGCGGTGCGCCATGCCGTGGTGACCGACATCCACGGGGACACAGCGCGGCTGCGAGCCGTTCTCGAGGGGATCCGTGCGCAGCGGGTGGAACGGGTGGTCTGCCTCGGCGACGTGTTCGAGTGCCGGGTCGGGAAACGGGAGGTGGCCGGGTACGAGTTCGGCGGCCGCCTGACCGACGTCTTCGACCCGGACCCCGAACTCGCCCGGCTCCTGCACGGGGTACGGCTGGTGCGGGGCAACCAGGAGGAGCGGATCCGCGCCCTGGTGCCCGACCACCACCTGCCCGACTGGACCCGCCCGCTGCTCGACGCCCCCTTGGAGCACCGCACCGACTTCGCCCTGTACTGCCACGGCCACCCGTTGCCGTGGCGTGAACTGGAACCGGGGCTGTGGTGCCCCGCCGAGGCGGACTTTCCCGGCCGGGCGCTGGTGCACGGACACCATCACCGCAGTGCCGTGTACCGCCTGCGGCCGGGCCCCAACGGCCGCCCGGTGCGGGTGGAACGCCTGCCCGTGCGGTTCGGGGAGCCGATCCCGCTCGCGCCGGACGGCCGCTACGTCGTCAACGTGGGCTCCGTCACCCGCTGCGCCCCGGACCGCGGCCCCTCCCCCGTCTGGGCCGTCGTCGACGAGGCCGCCGCCACCGTCACCTACCACCACGCACCGCATCCCACGGCCCCATGACCCACGGCCCCTCAACCCACGGAGAAGCAGTGACCCGGCAGGTACTCCTGCTCAACTCGGACAAGCCCGAGGTCCTCGAGGCCCTGGCCCGTCGCCCCGACGTGACCGTCCGCGTCATCACCCGCAAGGTGTACGCCGACCTGTACCGCAATCATGAGGTGGCGTACGTCGACAACTTCGCCGACCTGACACAGGTCGAGCAGGCGGCGTACGAACTCGCCGCACACGGCCCCGTCGACCACGTCATCGCAGCCACCGAGAAGAGCGTGCCGGCGGCCGGGCTGGTCCGCGTTCTGCTCGGCGTGCCCGGTCCGGGCTTCGACCAGTCCCTGTGGGGCGCCCACAAGCGGGCCATGAAGGACAGGCTGCGTGCCGCCGGCCTCCCGGTGACGGACTACGCCCAGGCCGCCACGGTCGACGAAGTGCCCCGGGCGGCGGAGCGGACCGGCTGGCCCGTCATGATCAAGCCGGTGTTCGGCGCCGCCTCGAAATGCACCTACCGCGTCGACTCCCCCGAGGAGTTCGCCGAGCGGCACCGGGCCGGCGACTTCGCCGACCTCGCGGGCAAGCGGCTGCCGGTCCAGGTGGAGCGCCTGGTGCGGTTCACGCACGAGTACCACTGCGACGGCGTCGTCCACGACGGCGAGGTGGCCCGCGCGGCCGTCTCCCGCTACTTCCTCCCGCCGCTTCGCGTCTCGCCGAACCTGAACAGCGGGTACGTCGCCGACCAGGCCGACCCGTTCTCGCGGGAGGTCCTGGACCTGCACCGCCGGGTGGTCGCCGCGCTCGGCCTGTCGGCCGGGGTCACACACCTGGAGGTGTTCCGAACCCAGGCGGGACCGGTCATCGGCGAAGTGGCCGTACGGCCGGGCGGCATGGGCATCTCCCGGATGTGGTGGCACGCCTTCGGGCTGGATTTGTGGGAGGAGTTCGTCCGGGTCTCGGCCGGTGAACAGCCCAGCCGCCCGGCCCGCGAACCGCACCCCGAGACGATCGGCCGTACCCGGCTGCCCGCGCTGCCCGGCCTGCGCGAGCGCGTACTGGCCCTGCCCGGCGTGCTGGAGGTGCTGACGCCCGAGGAGTGCGCCAGCCCGGGGCATCTGGAGGCGTACTTCAAGGCCGCGGACGAGACGGCAGCGGAGACGTTCATCGCGGGGCTGCACGAGTTGGCCGGGCCCGCGGCATGACCACCTCCGCCCCGGGCCGGGCGCGCGCCCTGCTCGACGCCGCTCTGCCCGCTCCCGGCGAACCCCGACTGCTCGCCCTGTCATGGCTGATCAAGACGGTCGGCAGCGGGCTCTATCTGACCACCAGCACCCTGTTCTTCACGCGGGTCGTCGGACTGCCCGTGCACCAGGTCGCCTCCGCGCTCACCGTCGCCGGGATCGCGGCGCTGGCCGGTGCCGTACCGCTGGGGAAGATGGCGGACCGGTTCGGCCCCCGGCCGACGTACACCGGCCTGCTCGGCGTCCAGTTCGCCACGATGGCCGCGCTGGCCTTCGCCCGTACGTTCCCGGTGTTCCTGGCACTGATCCTGGTCTTCCTCCTCGCCGAGCAGGGCAGCACCGCGGCCCGCGGCGCGCTGGTCGCCACGGTCGGGGAGGGCGTCGAACGGGTGCGGCTGCGGGCCTATCTGCGGGTGGTGACCAACGTCGGCGTCACGATCGGCGCGGCGGCCTCGGCGCTGGTCATCCAGGCCGACACCACGGCCGGGTACATGGCCTTGCTGTGGTGCACCGCGCTGACCTACCCGGCAGCGGCGGTGCCACTGCGGTGGCTGCGTGCACGGGAGTCCCGGCCCGCCGAGAAGGCGCCGCCCACCGGTTCCGGCTGGCAGGTCCTGCGCGACCGGCGCTACGCCGCCGTCACCCTGATCTGCGGTGTTCTGTCGCTCCAGGCGCAGGTGCTGTCCTTCGCCGTACCGCTGTGGGTACTGGGGCACACCGAGGCACCGCCGGTCCTGGTATCGGGCATCGTCGCCGTCAACACGGTGATGGTGATCTGTCTACAGATACGGTTCAGCCGCGGCGCCGAGGACGACCGTCGGGCCGCACGTATGTGCCGGGACTCGGGGATCGCCCTGTTCGCCGCGTGCGCGCTGGTGGCGTTCACCGGCGGGATGGACGGCCGGCCGGCGACGGTTCTGCTGCTTCTCTTCGCCGCCGCCCTCACCTTCGGCGAACTGTGGCTGTCGGCAGGCTCGTTCGGGCTGAGCTTCTCCCTCGCGCCGGACGGCATGCACGGCCAGTACCAGGGCTTCTTCTCCCTGGGCCGCGGCGCCGCGACCGCGGTGGCACCGGTGCTGATCGCGGTCCTCTGCCTCGGCGACCACCCGCGCGCGGGTTGGCTCGTGCTGGGCGCCCTGTTCGCCCTGGCGGGAGCGGCGGCTCCACTGGCACTGCGGGCGCCCGCACCGAGCTGACCAACCATCACCCGACCAACACAAAAGACCAGGCCAGAAAACATCTGACCTGGTCCCGAGTGGAGCCGCCTTCGGGATTCGAACCCGAGACCTACGCATTACGAGTGCGTTGCTCTGGCCATCTGAGCTAAGGCGGCGCGCTGTCCGCACTATGGTGCGATCAGCAACGTCGGTAAGTCTACACAGTTTCTGAGGGTGCTCCGTACCCGGCCCGGAGGGGGTCGTTCCGGAGCCGGGGGCAGGGGCTGTGCAGGGGCTATGAGCAGCGCTTTCGGTCCGTGGGAGGGGTGCCTCGGAGGAGGTAGGCGTTGATCGTGCGGTCGATGCAGTCGCTGCCGCGGCCGTACGCGGTGTGGCCGTCTCCCTCGTAGGTGAGCAGGCGGGCCGAGGTGAGCTGGGAGGCCAGGGCGCGGGCCCAGCGGTACGGGGTCGCCGGGTCGCGGGTGGTGCCGACCACGACGATCGGGGCCGCTCCCTGCGCCTCGATGCGGTGCGGCTCACCGGTGGCGGCCACCGGCCAGTACGCGCAGTTCAGGGACGCCCAGGCCAGGCCCTCGCCGAAGACGGGGGACGCCTTCTCGAAGGCGGGCAGCGCGTCCCGCACCTGTTCGGGGGTGTCGAAGGCGGCGGGGAGGTCCAGGCAGTTCACGGCGGCGTTGGCGAACATCAGGTTCGAGTAGCGGCCGTCCGCGTCCCGCTCGTAGTAGCTGTCCGCGAGGACCAGCAGTCCGGCGCCGTCGTTCTCCTTCATCGCCGTGGTCAGCGCCTCGCGCAGTTGCGCCCAGGCCGCCTCGTCGTACATCGCCGCGATCACGCCGATCGTGGCCAGGGACTCGCCGAGCTTGCGGCCGTCCGCGTCGCCCGTCGGGATCGGTTGGGCATCGAGCTTCTCGAAGAAGGCCTTGAGGTTGTCGCCGACCTTGTCCGCCTTCGTGCCCAGCGGGCAGTCCGGCTGCTGGACGCAGTCCCGCGCGAACGCCTTGAACGCCGTCTCGAACCCCGCAGTCTGGTCGAGGTTCAGCCGACGGGCGGGGAGTGAGGGGTCCATGGCGCCGTCCAGGACCAGGCGCCCGGCCCGCTGCGGGAACAGTCCCGCGTACGTCGCCCCGAGGAAGGTGCCGTACGACGCCCCCACATAGGTCAGCCGCTCGTCCCCCAGCACCGCGCGCAGGATGTCCATGTCCCGCGCCGCCTCGACGGTGGACACATGGCGCAGCAGCTCCGGCGAGTCCGCCCCGCAGCCCTCGGCGAGCTTCTTGTACGCGTCCACCAGCGCCGACTGCTCCGCCCCGTCGTCGGGTGTGAGATCGGTCTGGGTGTACGTGTCCATGTCCGGCCCGTCCAGGCATTCGACGGGTTCGCTGCGGGCGACGCCCCGCGGGTCGACGGCGACCATGTCGTAGCGGGCGCGGACCTCGGCCGGGTAGCCGATACCGGCGTACGCCTGGAGGTAGCCGACCGCCGAGCCTCCCGGCCCGCCCGGATTGACCAGCAGCGACCCGATCCGCTCGCCCGGTCCGGTGGCCTTCTTGCGGGCCACGGCCAGCCGGATGTCGCCCTCCTCCGGTTTCGCGTAGTCGAGCGGCGCCTTCAGCGTGGCGCACTGGAAGCCGGGGACTCCGCAGCTGCGCCAGGCCAGCTTCTGCCCGTAGTACGACGCGAGCGCGTCCGGCGTCGCCTGCGGCAGCGCGGCCAGGGCGGGCGCGGCCGCCGGGCTCGCGGAGGTGGTCGATCCGCCCGTGGAGCACGCGGAGACCACCAGCGCGGCCGTGGCGAGGAAGGCTCCCGCCGCGCGGGCTCGGCGGGGCTGGGCGGGGGTCGGGTGGGGGCGCCTGATGTGCATCAGGCGAGCGTAACTCTATGCAGCCGATTGGTTTCCCTCTGTGCACGATGCAGCTCGTACGGGTTACCCCGTCAGCCTTCTGTTGATCGCGGGGAGGACGGACTGATCGCGGGGAAGACGGCCTGTCGGCTCAGCCCGCTCTCAGCGCCATCGTCATCGCCTCCACCGCCAGCAGCGGCGCCACATTGCGGTCCAGGGCGTCCCGGCAGGCGGCGATGGCCTCGATACGGCGGAGTGTGGACTCGGGGGAGCTGCCCCGGGCCAGGCGGTCCAGGGTGTCCTCGGCGTCGGCGTTGGCGATCGCCACGCGGGAGCCGAGCTGGAGGGCCAGGACGTCGCGGTAGAAGGCGGTGAGGTCGGTCAGGGCGAGGTCGAGGCTGTCGCGCTGGGTCCGGGTGCGGCGGCGCTTCTGCTTGTCCTCCAGGTCCTTCATCACGCCCGCCGTACCGCGCGGGAGCCGGCCGCCCTGGGCCGCGCCGAGTGCCGCCTTCAGCTCCTCGGTCTCCTTGCCGTCCCGCTCCTCGGCAAGTTGTTTGGCGTCCTCGGCCGCCGCGTCGACGAGTTCCTGCGCGGCCCGGAGGCAGCCGCCGATGTCCTCGACCCGCAACGGCAGCTTCAGTACGGCGGCTCTGCGCTCACGGGCGGCCGGGTCGGTGGCGAGTCGGCGGGCCCGGTCGACGTGGCCCTGGGTGGCACGGGCCGCCGCGGCGGCGACCGCGGGTTCGATGCCTTCCCTGCGTACGAGCATGTCGGCGACCGCGTCGACCGAGGGCGTGCGCAGGTTCAGGTGACGGCAGCGGGAGCGGATCGTGGGCAGGACGTCCTCGATGGAGGGGGCGCACAGGAGCCAGACCGTGCGCGGGGCCGGTTCCTCCACCGCCTTCAGGACGGCGTTGGCCGACTTCTCGTTCAGGCGCTCGGCATCCTCGACGAGGATGACCTGCCAGCGGCCGTTGGCGGGTGAGGTGAACGACTTGCGGACGGTGTCCCGCATGTCGTCGGCGAGGATCTGGGTGCCCACGGCGGCGACGGTGGTGACGTCGGCGTGGGTGCCCACCAGGGCCGTATGGCAGCCGTCGCAGAAGCCGCAGCCGGGGGCTCCGCCGAGGGCGCGGTCGGGGCTGACGCACTGGAGGGCGGCGGCGAAGGCGCGGGCCGTCTGAGTGCGTCCGGAGCCGGGCGGGCCCGTGAACAGCCAGGCGTGAGTCATCTTCGACGCCTCGGGGGGCGGGGCGTCGGAGGCGGCCGCGGTGACCAGGGCGTCGGCGTCCCGGGCAGCGGCGGTGAGCTGCTCGCTCACCTTCTCCTGCCCCACCAGGTCATCCCACACGGTCATGACACACGCCGCCCTTCCGTCCACGTGCCGCGGTACGCCCTCCATTGTGAGGGGCGGCACTGACAACGAGGGCGGCGTGCCCGCGTACGCCTGCGCGGAGGGGGTTCGCGCTCAGCGCCGCCACCCCAGCAAGGCGCAGTGCCTCCACCCCAAGAAGGCTCCGCGCTCAGCGCCTCCCCCGCCCCTGCCCCCGCTCGTCGTCGTACTCGTCCTCCCGCGGTCCCAGCAGTTCGTCCGCCAGGGACGGCAGGTCGTCGAGGGGTGTCTCCTCGGCCCAGTCCGAGCGGGGCCGCCGGCGTCGGCGGGGCTCCGGCTCGGCGGACTGCGGGTCGACCTGGGGCAGCTCGCGCGTACGGTCGTCCGCCCGCTCCGGCTGCCGTTCGTCGCGGAAGATCCCCGGCGGAACACGGTCCGCGGGAGCCTCGTCCCGTACGGGAGGCAGTACCGCGGTCTCGTCAGCGGCCCCTACCGGAGGCAACACGGCCGTCTCGTCCGCCGCTCCCACCGGAGGCAGCACCGCCGTCTCGTCCGCCGCCCCCGAAGGAGCCGGCGGCTGCGGCAGCTCGGCCGTCACCTCGGATTCCGAGGCCCCGGACGAGGCCCCGGACGGGTCCTCCACCCTCCGCAGTACGGCCGTCTCGTCCCCCCGCCCGCGGGCGGCCTCCTCCGGAGTCACCACCGGCGTCGGCACAGTCGCCGCGTCGGGAGTCCCGTCCGGTGTCGCCGCAGGCGCCGGCTTGGGGCCTGCCTCCGCCGCCGCGGTGGCACGCTCGGCCAGGCGACGCGCCTCCTCGGCCCGCATCAGCGCCTCTTCCGCCTTGCGCTGCTTCTCCAGCCGCCGCTCCTCGGCCTCGGCCCGCAGCCGGGCCTCCTCCTCGGCCTGCTTGCGGCGGCGCTCCTCGTCCGCGCGGCGCCGGGCCTCTTCCTCCGCGCGGGCCTTCTCCTCGGCGAGGAGCCGCTGACGCTCCTCCTCGGCACGGCGAGCCGCCTCCTCGGCGCGCTGCCGGGCCTCCTCCGCCTGCCGTTCGGCCTCGCGGCGCTGCGCCTCCTCCAGCTCGCGGCGCTTGCGCTCCTCCTCCTCGGCGCGCAGCCGGGCGAGCTGCTCCTGGCGCTCGCGCTCCTGCCGCTCCTCCTCGGCCTTGCGGGCAGCCTCCTCCTCGGCCTTCTTACGGGCCTCCTCCTCGGCCTTGCGGCGCGCCTCCTCCTGCTCCCGGATCTCCTGCTCGGACAGCGGCAGCGCCTGGTCGAGCCGGTGCCGGATGACGGTCGTGACGGACTCGGGGTCCTGGCCCGCGTCCACGACGAGGTAGCGCCCGGGGTCGGACGCGGCCAGGGTCAGGAAACCGGAGCGCACGCGCGCGTGGAAC from Streptomyces davaonensis JCM 4913 encodes the following:
- a CDS encoding ATP-grasp domain-containing protein; its protein translation is MTFGQQVPATPRIAVLAGTPQLVRAARTLGIDTVFVHDAARPAPPVAAEADTALAVDLADTDALHAALAPLHAERPFGRVLSLTERGLLPTAALAERLGLPGNSLHTVGLLQDKQRMREILNARGIGPVHTAAPRDAADLAAFCRTTGGPVILKPAAGTSSQAVFRVAGPQAAEDVWRAFEAAGGTQPIAEEYLDGPEISVESFSYDGKHTVLAVTDKLVGPAFVETGHTQPSALPAPVLAEVAALVHAFLDTVGLTEGPAHTEVKVTGKGPRVLESHNRIGGDKIRELLRRAHGLDVVSLTAGCPFGLLRPPAGPPVARRGAAIRFLTPPPGTVRHIALPDTGGTTAEIQLDVAVGDLVRPVRSSQDRAGHIITDGTDAADAARVCEELAARVRIETSG
- a CDS encoding metallophosphoesterase family protein, which codes for MTDIHGDTARLRAVLEGIRAQRVERVVCLGDVFECRVGKREVAGYEFGGRLTDVFDPDPELARLLHGVRLVRGNQEERIRALVPDHHLPDWTRPLLDAPLEHRTDFALYCHGHPLPWRELEPGLWCPAEADFPGRALVHGHHHRSAVYRLRPGPNGRPVRVERLPVRFGEPIPLAPDGRYVVNVGSVTRCAPDRGPSPVWAVVDEAAATVTYHHAPHPTAP
- a CDS encoding ATP-grasp domain-containing protein, with product MTRQVLLLNSDKPEVLEALARRPDVTVRVITRKVYADLYRNHEVAYVDNFADLTQVEQAAYELAAHGPVDHVIAATEKSVPAAGLVRVLLGVPGPGFDQSLWGAHKRAMKDRLRAAGLPVTDYAQAATVDEVPRAAERTGWPVMIKPVFGAASKCTYRVDSPEEFAERHRAGDFADLAGKRLPVQVERLVRFTHEYHCDGVVHDGEVARAAVSRYFLPPLRVSPNLNSGYVADQADPFSREVLDLHRRVVAALGLSAGVTHLEVFRTQAGPVIGEVAVRPGGMGISRMWWHAFGLDLWEEFVRVSAGEQPSRPAREPHPETIGRTRLPALPGLRERVLALPGVLEVLTPEECASPGHLEAYFKAADETAAETFIAGLHELAGPAA
- a CDS encoding MFS transporter, which produces MTTSAPGRARALLDAALPAPGEPRLLALSWLIKTVGSGLYLTTSTLFFTRVVGLPVHQVASALTVAGIAALAGAVPLGKMADRFGPRPTYTGLLGVQFATMAALAFARTFPVFLALILVFLLAEQGSTAARGALVATVGEGVERVRLRAYLRVVTNVGVTIGAAASALVIQADTTAGYMALLWCTALTYPAAAVPLRWLRARESRPAEKAPPTGSGWQVLRDRRYAAVTLICGVLSLQAQVLSFAVPLWVLGHTEAPPVLVSGIVAVNTVMVICLQIRFSRGAEDDRRAARMCRDSGIALFAACALVAFTGGMDGRPATVLLLLFAAALTFGELWLSAGSFGLSFSLAPDGMHGQYQGFFSLGRGAATAVAPVLIAVLCLGDHPRAGWLVLGALFALAGAAAPLALRAPAPS
- a CDS encoding alpha/beta hydrolase, encoding MHIRRPHPTPAQPRRARAAGAFLATAALVVSACSTGGSTTSASPAAAPALAALPQATPDALASYYGQKLAWRSCGVPGFQCATLKAPLDYAKPEEGDIRLAVARKKATGPGERIGSLLVNPGGPGGSAVGYLQAYAGIGYPAEVRARYDMVAVDPRGVARSEPVECLDGPDMDTYTQTDLTPDDGAEQSALVDAYKKLAEGCGADSPELLRHVSTVEAARDMDILRAVLGDERLTYVGASYGTFLGATYAGLFPQRAGRLVLDGAMDPSLPARRLNLDQTAGFETAFKAFARDCVQQPDCPLGTKADKVGDNLKAFFEKLDAQPIPTGDADGRKLGESLATIGVIAAMYDEAAWAQLREALTTAMKENDGAGLLVLADSYYERDADGRYSNLMFANAAVNCLDLPAAFDTPEQVRDALPAFEKASPVFGEGLAWASLNCAYWPVAATGEPHRIEAQGAAPIVVVGTTRDPATPYRWARALASQLTSARLLTYEGDGHTAYGRGSDCIDRTINAYLLRGTPPTDRKRCS
- a CDS encoding DNA polymerase III subunit delta' — its product is MTVWDDLVGQEKVSEQLTAAARDADALVTAAASDAPPPEASKMTHAWLFTGPPGSGRTQTARAFAAALQCVSPDRALGGAPGCGFCDGCHTALVGTHADVTTVAAVGTQILADDMRDTVRKSFTSPANGRWQVILVEDAERLNEKSANAVLKAVEEPAPRTVWLLCAPSIEDVLPTIRSRCRHLNLRTPSVDAVADMLVRREGIEPAVAAAAARATQGHVDRARRLATDPAARERRAAVLKLPLRVEDIGGCLRAAQELVDAAAEDAKQLAEERDGKETEELKAALGAAQGGRLPRGTAGVMKDLEDKQKRRRTRTQRDSLDLALTDLTAFYRDVLALQLGSRVAIANADAEDTLDRLARGSSPESTLRRIEAIAACRDALDRNVAPLLAVEAMTMALRAG